The Candidatus Eisenbacteria bacterium DNA segment TCAAGAATCCCCCGCCCCGTGTCGATACGTGGGGAGAGATGCCGGCGGCTTCTCCGCGGGGGCCGCCTCTCGCGGCGGAGGAAGACAAGATGACCCAGCACACGATCCTCGTGGTCGACGACGAGCCGGCGATCGTTGCCTCGCTCGCCTATTGCCTGCAGATGGAGGGGTTTCACGTCCTGACCGCATCGAGCGGCGAGGACGCCACGCGAAAGATCCTCGAGATCGTTCCCGACCTCATCATTTCGGACATCATGATGCCCGGAGTGGACGGCTACGAGCTCTGTCGGCGCATCCGCACGTACTACAAGACCCGCCGCGTCCCCTTCCTCTTCCTATCCGCCAAGACCGCGGCGGAGAGCAAGCTGAAGGGGATGAAGCTCGGCGGCGACGACTACA contains these protein-coding regions:
- a CDS encoding response regulator — encoded protein: MTQHTILVVDDEPAIVASLAYCLQMEGFHVLTASSGEDATRKILEIVPDLIISDIMMPGVDGYELCRRIRTYYKTRRVPFLFLSAKTAAESKLKGMKLGGDDYIAKPFDLSELVLKVRRILARTYPVSDPVV